In Candidatus Omnitrophota bacterium, a single window of DNA contains:
- the speD gene encoding adenosylmethionine decarboxylase, giving the protein MRKDGFLSFHLLSDFKSPVFVEDPLRIKKILWEAAKVANNTPLKVTVHKFPRQGITGVVILAESHIAIHTWPEHGYLAIDIFTCGKNTRPYAALDYLKKVFSPKEMKIKLIKRG; this is encoded by the coding sequence ATGAGAAAAGACGGTTTTCTATCTTTTCATCTCCTTAGTGATTTTAAATCGCCGGTATTTGTTGAGGACCCCCTTAGAATTAAAAAGATACTCTGGGAAGCAGCAAAGGTTGCCAATAACACTCCTTTAAAAGTAACCGTGCATAAGTTTCCCCGTCAGGGGATAACGGGTGTGGTTATTTTAGCAGAATCTCACATTGCCATCCATACCTGGCCAGAGCACGGATATCTGGCGATAGATATTTTTACTTGTGGTAAAAATACCCGCCCCTATGCCGCTTTGGATTATCTCAAGAAAGTTTTCTCACCTAAAGAAATGAAAATCAAACTGATAAAGAGAGGTTGA
- the speE gene encoding polyamine aminopropyltransferase — MQKFSFDKKKWFLETPFPGVRRCKRDLFFVQKEILRKRTKFQEVFIFSTPGFGKMLALDGIIQFSQMDEAIYHETIVHTTLLTHPSPERILIIGGGDGGVLREVCRYKVLKDIHMVEIDREIPSLCQKYLPFVSKGAFKDKRVNLFYEDGAGFIRKRRMAYDVVIVDSTDPVGPGKVLFEFAFYREVHRALDKDGVAIFQAGPFLDLKNIISDSVKSLKTLFKYVALLRLPMPSYSCGCEYCFILASKKYNLLKISQETLSSRCKSRINNFSSLKYYNPAVHLASLVIPSFWKL, encoded by the coding sequence ATGCAGAAGTTTTCTTTTGATAAAAAGAAGTGGTTTTTAGAGACCCCTTTTCCGGGTGTAAGAAGATGTAAAAGAGACCTTTTCTTTGTACAGAAGGAGATTCTTAGAAAAAGGACAAAGTTTCAGGAAGTTTTTATCTTTTCTACTCCCGGCTTCGGTAAGATGCTTGCCCTTGATGGAATAATTCAATTTTCTCAGATGGATGAAGCCATATATCACGAAACGATTGTGCATACAACACTGCTTACCCATCCTTCTCCAGAAAGGATTCTTATTATCGGCGGAGGCGATGGAGGGGTGTTGCGCGAAGTTTGTCGGTATAAAGTATTGAAAGATATTCATATGGTAGAGATAGATAGAGAGATTCCTTCTTTGTGCCAGAAGTACCTTCCTTTTGTTTCAAAAGGAGCGTTTAAGGATAAGAGAGTTAATTTGTTTTATGAAGACGGTGCAGGATTTATAAGAAAACGGCGTATGGCTTATGATGTAGTTATTGTAGATTCTACAGACCCGGTGGGTCCGGGAAAAGTCCTCTTTGAATTTGCTTTTTATCGAGAGGTGCACAGGGCTTTAGATAAAGATGGGGTGGCAATTTTTCAGGCGGGTCCTTTTTTAGATTTAAAAAATATTATAAGCGATTCCGTAAAGAGCCTAAAGACGCTCTTTAAATATGTAGCGCTTTTGAGGTTACCGATGCCTTCTTATAGTTGTGGATGTGAATACTGTTTTATCCTTGCATCAAAAAAATATAATCTTTTAAAGATTAGTCAAGAGACACTTTCCTCAAGATGTAAATCACGCATAAATAATTTTTCCTCTTTAAAGTATTACAACCCCGCCGTTCATCTTGCCAGCTTAGTCATCCCTTCTTTCTGGAAGTTATAG